CCTAACCCCAACAACCGAAACTCCGCTAACTTCAACGTTGAGATCATCGCTACTAACGGTGCTACTGTCAACGGTAAGTGTGTCTACGAGAACGGTAAGTACAACGGTGGTGACTCCAACGGTTGCACTGTTGCTGTTACCGGCGGTGTTGCTGCCTTCCACCTTTACTAAAAGGTCTCAGGGTATTTATGATGTTTTAGATTCTTTATAGGTAAGTTATATAGCTCTTCTTGCTATATTCAAAATATTACTGTGTATTATAAAATCAAATAGAGTGAAATTATGCAAATTTGAGAATGTGTTGTGAATGTATTGTGACGTTGTAATCCGATTTTCTGATCGCGACTTTTCTTGTGTTGTTTGCTCTGTGTAAACAAACAACGCAAACTTTGGGGGGGGAAATTGCTTTTGGAAGGCTATCAATAAAATGAGACTATTCCCATTGTCTGGGCTAAGACACAACTGTAAACAAGAATGGCTACTTTTTCGCGATTCTATGGATCGCGTGTGTGTCTGGCGTGTGGTTACAGCTAGTCGTGAATTACGGGACCACAAAATATGGGGCCATTTTTGGTGTGTCTCCTACAATAGACTGCAGCCTCTCAGACCATGCTAATCCATATTTCCGACCACGTGTATTTTCCCAATCTCCTTTAGCCTGAGTGCGTCTAGGTTCTGCTGTGCTGCACACCAGTTGGAATGTGTCTGGGGGGAGTGCAGCAACGACGTGTTTAGGTGGGAGAGTTGAGGCGGACAATTTACTGTTTAATGCTGTAATTAGCCGCGTGGAAAGAAGGGCGCCGAAGCAAACGGTTTGGttgtttttattttgaTTCCACCACCTTTTGCAATCGTTCCTATTGTTGCTAGAATGCTGCCTTTGATTGTTGTGTGTATGAGCATTCACATGGCTGGTTGATGCTTGCCTCATCGGCCCATCTGCTGTAAGCGGCGGGTAAATGCATCAGGCGGGGGTACTCCCTACTAATCAAACAGGGGTAAATAATTCCTTGTTATTTGGAccacaagaaggaggctaGCATAAAGACCAGAATTGGGGTAGTTTGGGGCAGTTTGGGACAGTTTGTGGCTGTGTCAATTAACTGCATCGTACATACGATAGTgggcctccttctctctaTCGATGTTTAATTAGCTCCCTCCCAATTCCAGATTACATAAGCTCACCACTGACATGGTGCAaactacgagtacaaccTTCGTGCGACTACACGGCACGCTCTCATCGAATACATATTTAAGCTATAAGTAGCCAGTTCGCGTGCTCTCTTCTCTTTATAACAttcagtacataccacATACGCGATACCCACATGGAAGGTGACAACAAAAACGAAAACAGCTGCCCTGGATACCCCCGACCCGTGAGTCATGGCAAGTTTGCACGTCCCAAGTCCTCTGGTAACAACGGCACCGACATCATCGGCTTCTGTAGCATCGATACCACAGATGTGGTCACTCTAATCCCCCCCCTGGACTTCTCAGGCCTCAAAAAAATAGATACACAATGGTGGTCGCCTCTCGCTTACGACTGCAACGCCAACGAAGCTGATGAATCGCTAGAAGACATTGTGGCCAAGGGTGATTTGGCCAAGTACCTGGTGGAAGTGGACCGCCCGAAACCTTCCAATCCCACTCCTTACGACCGTGACCCAGTCTCCGACTACCCAGACACAACAGATACACCAAAAGTGACACCGAGGCGCAGCACCCTACAGGCCACACGATGATACTGCTTAACACCGAGAGCTTACTAAATCTTAGAATCTATTATCTGCTTCAACTACTAAGTAATAAATAAATGCACTGTCTAAAGAAGTGGCTactctttttcttcttctgcttgcCCATCCTTTCTGTGTCGCCACTTCTTCCAGTCAGTTCGTAGACCATCGTAGACTCGGTACAGTGACTTTCTGCCGTCGTACAGGGGGAAGATGACCACGAAGATGAAGGCCAGGAACACCCAGATGATGGCGACAATGACCCAgccagagaagaaggattTGGAAAAAATGTAGTGTCGATAGAGGGAGTAAGGCCAGATGATCCAGGTGATGAGACAGATAACAACAGCAAAGATCTTGGCCACtttgtaccagtacaacaTGATGGGGATAGAATCAGCTCCAAGAGGATGGTTACTGTAATCGGTGTGAGCGGTGTCCCATCCAATGTAGTACAGGAATTTCCTCCAAGTAGATATATTTTGGGGGATGACGAGTCTGGGCTGGAAGAGACCGTTTGAGGTCGCAGCCTCCCTCACAACCGCCACATGGTAGCTTCCGCTAGAAAGAGAGTGTGTGGAGGAGTCGTGGGTCTGTTTTGTGGGGTCACCGTGATCAGACTCGTTCTCAGAGTCGTTTTCACTGCTGGCGATCTCATGGTTTATGATAACTTCAGAAACTTCGTTTGTCTTTGAGGTAGAAGGCGCGTCACTGTCAGAGATAAAAAAGGGGTCAGTGGGGTTCTCATGGATAGCCTCAAGGTCTTCTGGCTTCTCATCGTCCTCGTTgaccttggagatgttgtGGAAGATGAGCCAGTCAAAGTCCTCAGGTCGAATCAAGGTGATGATGACAGAGAAGAGCAAAGAAGACATGAGAGTGGCAATGTTTCCCCAGACGTTCGGGAGGGGAGCGCCGGTTGACTTGACACTAATCTCTCCAAAATAGACTTGAGCAGTACCCAACCAAACACCAAGTCCAGTGGCCAGTCCGAGAATAGGAGAGACAAGGGCAGCCAGCCGCGATTGCCGCTTCCACAGAATGGTGAGAATGACAGGGAAAACACCGGGAGTAATCGCGATACCCAGGAAGTAAGACATCCAGTTAAGATCGATGCCGCCAAAGTAAAAGGCGACAGCTATAGCTCCAGAGAGAAGGCCAAAGAAGACGACGCCTGCGTGGGAGACGAAAATGAGAACTCGGTCGGAAGCATTGGGTTTGATGTAAGTTCGGAAGATGTCGAAAGAGATGATACTGGAGACAGCAATCATCTCGGCAGAGACAGTAGAGGTGACGGACATGAAGAGCATCAGAACGATACCAACAGAAGCACCCTTTCCGAGAAGGGCATGGGTAACAATGGGAAACACGTTACCGACATCCAGGGCGTGTGCAGAGATGGGATCAATGATTCCAGATTGCTCCAGGACTCGAGCACCGAGACCACTGATGGTTCCCAGAGCCCAGGGGACACAGAAGATGAGGACACTACCAATCATGTATCCAGGGACAGTAGCCTTGAGGTCAGCTGCCATGGACTTTTGCCAGAAGGCGGTGTCCATGATGACCAAACCAAGGTTGGCAATGTTGTGGCAGATACTGAAGAGAGCTCCACCTTGGGACTTGAAAGTGAGCAAGGATCCCTGGTAGTTGCCCTTGATGTAGTGGTCAGCGTTGTCGGAATAGGCTAGGACCTTCTCGTAGAGACCATAGACACCACCAATGTGTTCATTCGTGAGAATGCCAATACAAAAGTACATGAGCAAAACGAGGGCCACGGTGGTATGAACGTAGTCAGTGAGGAAAGTGGCTTTTAGACCTCCAGCTGCAGTGTAGAGAATAACACCGACGGGAATCAGCATActggcagcagcagagtgCATGCCGGTGATGGCTGAGAtagctccagcagctgccaGGATCATGGTACTACACGAGAGaatgttgttgatgagacAGAACACCATGTAGACAATGTGTCCCGGAACTCCGTATCTGAACTTGATAATTTCCAACAGAGTGTGTCCATTAGGAACCTTCAACTTGACTTGGATACCCACAACAGTCATCAGGGCGATATGGAAAGACAGACCAGCTGCAAACCAAAACGGGCCAGACATGCCAAAGTTGTAGCCGACAACAGCTCCATAGAGAGTTTCGTTGGCCCACATCCAGGATGAAAAGACTGCCGAGGCAGTTAGACCGACTCCAACAGCTCGGTTGGCCACCATGAACATCTCAGACTTGTTGGCTTTCTCGCCTAGGTAGTTTAGCGACACTCTCAGAGTGAAGACAATGAACACGGCGAAGAGGGCTCCGACACCCACAAGAATACCGTAACCGGCACCCTGGGGGAGAGGTGGTGCTTCTGAGAACGGCATAGCGATAGAGCGATATGATCAGATCATCTAGAACGGAGTCAATTGAGTATATATACGGTGGTACGTTATCACAGGAAGATCCGGGGATTTCTGGGGATCGCATGCATCACGCAATTCGGAAATAGCGGACGTAGCCACATATGACCAAAGCTGACGCTGAGCGTAAATGCTACCCGGTATCCAGTACCAACCGTATCTAGCCTTTCTTAGCCCAACAAGAAAGCGATAACGGGAAAAAGTTTGTGGCGTCCCCTTACGCAATGATGTCCCTGCATGAGGGGTTAGTAAGACAGATCTAAAGAGCACTGGCAGAAACGGAAGAGGTACAAGTTGTGTGTAGGAATAATAGTAAGAGACTCTATATGTGACCTCTACTTTTTTTGCTGCTCTTGGAGGGGTTTTTTGATGCTTGCAGTGTGACAAGTCCATCACTATGCGAATAAGCCACACACCAATGGACGGGTACTTGCAACCATAAAAGAGGTGGCTTATTGTGGTTAAGCAGTATAAGGCCGGGCACGAATATCCGGAGAAGGATGTGCCACAAAGCTCAGCAACGCTGTGGCTGGCCCTAGTAGCACGTGTAACGCGGTTAGGTGCAGATGGCGAATGGAAAGAGGCCCTTAGATCTGTTTCAATTGACTCTGAGACGCTGTCAATGAAGCCACACCGGAGCCATGTTGCTGCCGAGAGTAAGTGCAAGGGTGTGCCACGATAATAGACCAGGTTTCTAGAAGGGCAAGCCACCGAAGGCGTCTGATATTATCCATATCTTCATTGGTCGGCAAGAGAGTCTTACGCGCAGAAATCACTCTTCACATTGCTCGTCCAGCCATCGTTGCTCGTCGAGTTTCTTAACCTCTTCAATAAGAGAGATCTTCACCACCTCAACAATTTGAGGATCATGTTGGACAGCGTGGACATCCATGCTCATAGCTCTATCCAACACCTTTTGTAGCTCGTATTCTCTCTGTTCCTCCTCAAGAACATCCTCAGGAAGCTCAACTGATGTCTCAGGCATGACAGAGTCCTGAGGATCGCCTTCAATGATGGAGTATGCC
This genomic interval from Yarrowia lipolytica chromosome 1E, complete sequence contains the following:
- a CDS encoding uncharacterized protein (Compare to YALI0E33583g, similar to uniprot|P33413 Saccharomyces cerevisiae YHL016c DUR3 urea transport protein singleton), which translates into the protein MPFSEAPPLPQGAGYGILVGVGALFAVFIVFTLRVSLNYLGEKANKSEMFMVANRAVGVGLTASAVFSSWMWANETLYGAVVGYNFGMSGPFWFAAGLSFHIALMTVVGIQVKLKVPNGHTLLEIIKFRYGVPGHIVYMVFCLINNILSCSTMILAAAGAISAITGMHSAAASMLIPVGVILYTAAGGLKATFLTDYVHTTVALVLLMYFCIGILTNEHIGGVYGLYEKVLAYSDNADHYIKGNYQGSLLTFKSQGGALFSICHNIANLGLVIMDTAFWQKSMAADLKATVPGYMIGSVLIFCVPWALGTISGLGARVLEQSGIIDPISAHALDVGNVFPIVTHALLGKGASVGIVLMLFMSVTSTVSAEMIAVSSIISFDIFRTYIKPNASDRVLIFVSHAGVVFFGLLSGAIAVAFYFGGIDLNWMSYFLGIAITPGVFPVILTILWKRQSRLAALVSPILGLATGLGVWLGTAQVYFGEISVKSTGAPLPNVWGNIATLMSSLLFSVIITLIRPEDFDWLIFHNISKVNEDDEKPEDLEAIHENPTDPFFISDSDAPSTSKTNEVSEVIINHEIASSENDSENESDHGDPTKQTHDSSTHSLSSGSYHVAVVREAATSNGLFQPRLVIPQNISTWRKFLYYIGWDTAHTDYSNHPLGADSIPIMLYWYKVAKIFAVVICLITWIIWPYSLYRHYIFSKSFFSGWVIVAIIWVFLAFIFVVIFPLYDGRKSLYRVYDGLRTDWKKWRHRKDGQAEEEKE
- a CDS encoding uncharacterized protein (Compare to YALI0E33561g, no similarity), coding for MEGDNKNENSCPGYPRPVSHGKFARPKSSGNNGTDIIGFCSIDTTDVVTLIPPLDFSGLKKIDTQWWSPLAYDCNANEADESLEDIVAKGDLAKYLVEVDRPKPSNPTPYDRDPVSDYPDTTDTPKVTPRRSTLQATR